Proteins from a single region of Desulfobacter postgatei 2ac9:
- the htpG gene encoding molecular chaperone HtpG, with product MAEKKTRQFKTEVQQLLHLIIHSLYSNQEIFIRELISNASDAIDKARFKAQTEPDLFSDDNDYHIRLAADKEAKTFTITDNGIGMTFDEVNDNIGTIAQSGTAAFMEALEKSKNETGLSPELIGQFGVGFYSAFIVADKVRLDTKAPGQEKGVRWESDGKGEYTLEEIDKEKRGTQITLFLKDPEEGEQDFTEEYTIRHIVKKHSDFVTYPIIMNVETSEPIPENEIIRDKDGKPIGETYRKVKKDETLNSMKAIWAKSKDDVTEDEHKEFYKHISHNWDDPCEIIHKKFEGVTEYDVLMYLPSKAPFDLFRAERKHGMQLYCKRVFIMDDCKELLPEYLGFVQGVVDAPDLNLNVSREILQEDRLVRNIRKNLVKQIFSVLEGMEDEKYIQFYEEFGQALKAGIPTDYDNKERLASLLRYKTTKSGDKYVTLDQYIENMKEDQKEIYYITGENLASLLNSPLLEALKAKDYEVLLMVDPIDEWVTQSLPEYKEKKLKSAEKGDLDLEKVDDEKKNEYSALLSFLKGKLESKVKDVVVSKRLKNSISCLAGDEWAMSAYMQKILKASGQKAPDQKRALEVNVNHPVMEKIKSVFESDTTNPVLTDYCDLLYDIAVISEGGKLDNPSRFSALVGDLMAKSI from the coding sequence ATGGCAGAAAAAAAAACCAGACAATTTAAAACCGAAGTCCAGCAGCTTTTGCATCTGATTATCCACTCTCTTTATTCCAATCAGGAGATTTTTATCCGGGAGTTGATTTCAAACGCCTCGGATGCCATTGACAAGGCCAGGTTCAAGGCACAGACAGAACCGGATCTGTTTTCAGATGACAATGATTACCATATCCGCCTGGCTGCGGATAAGGAAGCCAAGACCTTCACCATTACGGATAACGGTATCGGCATGACCTTTGACGAGGTCAATGACAATATCGGCACCATCGCCCAATCCGGCACCGCCGCCTTTATGGAAGCCCTGGAAAAATCAAAAAATGAAACAGGCCTCTCCCCGGAACTCATTGGCCAGTTTGGCGTGGGCTTTTATTCTGCGTTTATCGTGGCAGACAAGGTGCGTCTGGACACCAAAGCCCCGGGCCAGGAAAAGGGTGTACGGTGGGAATCCGACGGCAAGGGCGAATATACCCTTGAAGAGATTGACAAGGAAAAACGGGGTACGCAGATTACCTTATTCCTCAAAGATCCGGAAGAGGGAGAGCAGGATTTCACCGAAGAGTACACCATCCGCCACATTGTTAAAAAGCATTCCGATTTTGTCACCTATCCCATCATCATGAACGTGGAGACCAGCGAGCCTATTCCTGAAAATGAGATCATCAGGGATAAAGACGGCAAGCCCATCGGGGAGACATATCGGAAAGTCAAAAAAGACGAGACCTTGAACTCCATGAAAGCCATCTGGGCCAAATCCAAGGACGATGTTACCGAGGATGAACACAAGGAGTTTTATAAGCACATTTCCCATAACTGGGATGACCCCTGTGAAATTATTCACAAAAAGTTTGAAGGGGTGACCGAATATGATGTGCTTATGTATCTTCCCTCCAAGGCCCCCTTTGATCTGTTCCGGGCGGAACGTAAACACGGCATGCAGCTTTACTGCAAACGGGTGTTCATCATGGATGACTGCAAGGAGCTTTTGCCCGAGTACTTGGGATTTGTCCAGGGCGTTGTCGATGCTCCGGATTTGAATCTTAATGTCAGCCGAGAGATTCTGCAGGAAGACCGCCTAGTCAGAAATATCCGCAAGAACCTGGTTAAACAGATTTTTTCCGTGCTTGAAGGCATGGAAGATGAAAAATATATTCAATTCTACGAGGAGTTCGGCCAGGCACTTAAGGCCGGTATCCCCACGGATTATGACAACAAGGAACGGCTGGCATCGTTGCTGCGTTACAAAACCACCAAGTCCGGCGATAAATATGTAACCCTTGACCAGTACATTGAGAATATGAAAGAGGACCAGAAAGAGATTTACTATATCACAGGTGAAAATCTGGCCTCCCTTCTCAATTCCCCTTTGCTTGAGGCGCTCAAGGCAAAGGACTACGAAGTCCTTCTCATGGTGGACCCCATTGATGAATGGGTGACCCAGTCCCTGCCCGAATACAAGGAGAAGAAACTGAAAAGCGCTGAAAAAGGCGATCTTGACCTGGAGAAGGTGGATGACGAAAAGAAAAACGAGTATTCAGCACTGCTCTCTTTTCTTAAAGGCAAGCTGGAAAGCAAGGTCAAGGATGTGGTGGTCTCCAAACGGCTCAAGAACTCTATCTCCTGTCTGGCAGGCGACGAGTGGGCCATGAGCGCTTACATGCAGAAAATTCTGAAAGCCTCGGGTCAGAAAGCCCCGGATCAGAAACGCGCTTTGGAGGTCAATGTCAATCATCCGGTTATGGAAAAGATCAAGTCCGTATTTGAATCCGATACGACCAATCCGGTGCTTACGGACTATTGTGATCTGCTTTATGATATTGCCGTGATTTCCGAAGGCGGCAAGCTTGATAATCCGTCACGATTTTCCGCCCTTGTAGGAGATCTCATGGCAAAATCTATATGA
- the dnaN gene encoding DNA polymerase III subunit beta: protein MKFSFNKKDILEVLAKIQGITGRKTNLKITSDILIKAVESKITITANDLETVFTGTYEAQVDTPGLLSINSKKFFEIIREYPNENISINEVENRWVEIGSGDSVYHIVSSDYENFPETPVIENVNFIQIAAKDLKKMVAVSSVVGYLSDEKRTYVLGSLIEKAVVDGEEVLRIVSTDSRRLHCFDAPFTGDLDLGSSRVIIPKKGLVELGKFIDSDIETINVGAKDNHFVSQRANESIMIKLLEGDYPDYRLVMNFEEMIPIEVDRAMFLTLMKRVSILTSEDYKSVIFNFTENNLTVTITNPEIGESKEQLMVGFSGEEIKSAFNPRYFMDALNLFEDEIVTLNIKDSKSPCIVKSMKNNNLICVIMSIHIS from the coding sequence ATGAAATTTTCCTTCAATAAAAAGGATATCCTGGAAGTTCTGGCAAAAATTCAGGGTATAACCGGCAGAAAAACAAATTTAAAAATCACCTCAGATATTTTGATCAAGGCGGTTGAATCAAAGATAACTATAACGGCCAATGACCTTGAAACGGTTTTCACCGGCACCTATGAGGCGCAAGTCGACACCCCGGGGCTTCTGTCTATCAACTCAAAAAAATTCTTTGAAATCATCAGAGAATATCCCAATGAAAATATCAGCATCAATGAGGTTGAAAACCGGTGGGTTGAAATAGGATCCGGGGACAGTGTTTACCATATTGTCTCCTCGGATTATGAAAACTTTCCTGAAACCCCTGTGATTGAAAACGTCAACTTCATACAAATTGCAGCCAAAGACCTGAAAAAGATGGTGGCCGTATCTTCTGTGGTGGGATACCTGAGCGATGAAAAAAGGACCTATGTCCTGGGTTCCCTGATTGAAAAAGCCGTGGTCGACGGAGAGGAAGTGCTGCGGATCGTTTCAACGGATTCAAGAAGGCTTCACTGTTTTGATGCGCCGTTTACCGGAGATCTTGATCTGGGAAGTTCCCGGGTAATCATCCCCAAAAAAGGGCTGGTCGAACTTGGAAAATTCATTGATTCTGACATTGAAACCATCAACGTAGGCGCCAAGGACAATCATTTCGTGTCCCAGCGGGCCAATGAATCCATCATGATCAAACTACTCGAAGGTGACTATCCGGACTACAGGCTTGTCATGAATTTCGAGGAGATGATTCCCATTGAAGTTGACCGGGCAATGTTTCTAACACTGATGAAACGGGTATCCATCCTTACCTCGGAAGATTATAAAAGCGTTATATTCAACTTCACGGAAAATAACCTGACCGTTACCATCACAAACCCTGAGATCGGCGAGTCAAAAGAACAGCTCATGGTTGGTTTTTCAGGAGAAGAGATCAAAAGCGCATTTAACCCGAGGTACTTCATGGACGCCCTCAATCTGTTCGAAGACGAAATTGTGACATTGAACATCAAAGACAGCAAAAGCCCCTGCATCGTTAAAAGCATGAAAAACAATAACCTTATCTGCGTAATAATGTCCATACATATATCATGA
- a CDS encoding polyprenyl synthetase family protein has protein sequence MKKNIKKEILALAGPDLLLVEQALEANLTPNLDLVRQVAGHLLFAGGKRLRPLLMIHAARMCGFQTGQEIEFSTIFEYLHAATLLHDDVVDGSDTRRGKPCAHTLWDAATVVLTGDFLLATALVIAAKTKSPRVIEVIAQITADMSQGEILQMEKKGNPDLSEEEYNEIIECKTAVLIQGACRTGAIVAGVDENQETALKNYGWHLGMAFQMADDLLDYTATADQLGKNPGADMREGKLTLPLIYSLEKADALEREWILAAMARPQFDQEEFESLKTRLIRLGGIEYINKRALAHVQSARAALDIFPQSPSKYLLELIADYSILRKV, from the coding sequence GTGAAAAAAAATATAAAAAAAGAGATTCTTGCACTGGCAGGCCCTGACCTTTTGCTGGTGGAGCAGGCCCTTGAAGCGAATTTGACCCCTAATCTGGATTTGGTCAGGCAGGTGGCAGGTCATCTGCTGTTTGCCGGCGGCAAACGGCTGCGGCCCCTGCTTATGATTCATGCGGCCCGCATGTGCGGGTTTCAGACCGGACAGGAAATCGAGTTTTCCACCATTTTTGAGTATCTTCATGCCGCCACCCTGCTCCATGATGATGTGGTGGACGGCTCTGATACACGCCGGGGTAAACCATGCGCCCACACCCTGTGGGATGCGGCAACCGTGGTGCTCACAGGCGATTTTCTTCTGGCCACAGCGCTTGTGATTGCCGCAAAAACAAAATCACCCCGGGTCATTGAAGTGATCGCTCAAATTACAGCCGATATGTCCCAGGGCGAAATCCTCCAGATGGAAAAAAAGGGCAATCCGGACCTCTCAGAAGAGGAGTACAATGAAATTATAGAATGCAAGACAGCCGTTCTGATCCAGGGGGCCTGTCGAACGGGTGCCATTGTGGCCGGAGTGGATGAAAATCAGGAAACCGCCCTTAAAAATTATGGCTGGCACCTGGGCATGGCCTTTCAGATGGCCGACGACCTGCTGGACTATACCGCCACAGCCGACCAGCTGGGCAAAAACCCCGGGGCAGATATGCGCGAAGGCAAGCTGACGTTGCCCCTGATTTACAGCCTTGAAAAGGCCGATGCCCTGGAACGCGAATGGATCCTGGCCGCCATGGCCCGGCCGCAGTTTGATCAGGAAGAATTTGAAAGTCTTAAAACGCGTCTGATTCGTCTGGGCGGCATTGAATATATAAACAAGCGCGCCCTTGCCCATGTGCAGTCAGCCAGGGCGGCTCTGGATATTTTTCCTCAATCCCCCTCAAAATATTTGCTGGAGCTGATTGCGGATTATTCCATCCTCAGAAAGGTATGA
- a CDS encoding ribonucleoside triphosphate reductase, translated as MFEQIKKRDGRVAAFDSSKITNALIKAGEATKEFNGRDAKKMTMRVLTLARELQLGPIPEVEEIQDIVERVLLDSPFYKTAKAYIIYREQHNQIRKIAINENVGLMESYISRMDWKVRENSNMSYSLQGLNNYISSDITAEYWLNKIYPPAIRDAHYSGDIHIHDLSLLSVYCVGWDLQDLLLEGFKGVAGKVESSPPKHFRSALGQVVNFFYTLQGEAAGAQAMSNFDTLLAPFVRYDDLEYKEVKQALQEFVFNINIPTRVGFQTPFTNITMDLKVPAMLKDTPVIIGGKYQKETYAAFQDEMDMINSAFAEVMMDGDAKGRVFTFPIPTYNITADFNWANPKLKNIWKMTGKYGIPYFSNFVNSDMDPEDARSMCCRLRLDNRELRKRGGGLFGANPLTGSIGVVTLNLPRIGLLAQDEADFFSRMDKLIDISAKSLGIKRKILEKFTEGDLYPYSKFYLRKIKENTGVYWRNHFSTIGVLGMNEACLNFLGTDYGIATPRGQAFAIKAMDHIRSKIESLQESTGEIFNLEATPAEGTTYRFAKLDKKKFKHIICANEEEFKNGSDPFYTNSTHLPVNYTDDLFEALELQDELQTKYTGGTVQHLFLGEEVSDIEAVKHMVSKVSNTFRLPYFTLTPTFSVCPSHGYISGEHAKCEICNADTEIYSRVVGYLRPVSQWNNGKQTEFNMRKTYTAQKTAAKMAS; from the coding sequence ATGTTTGAACAAATCAAAAAAAGAGACGGACGGGTAGCTGCGTTTGATTCTTCTAAAATAACAAATGCTTTGATCAAAGCGGGTGAAGCGACCAAAGAATTCAACGGCAGGGATGCCAAAAAAATGACCATGCGGGTACTGACCCTTGCCCGGGAACTTCAACTGGGTCCCATTCCCGAGGTGGAGGAGATCCAGGATATTGTGGAGCGGGTACTGCTGGATTCCCCATTTTATAAAACAGCCAAAGCATACATTATCTACCGGGAGCAGCACAACCAGATCCGGAAAATCGCCATCAATGAGAATGTCGGGCTCATGGAATCTTACATCAGCCGCATGGACTGGAAGGTCCGGGAAAACTCAAACATGAGTTACTCCCTCCAGGGACTGAACAACTATATCTCATCGGATATCACCGCCGAATACTGGCTCAATAAAATCTATCCCCCGGCCATCCGGGATGCCCATTATAGCGGAGATATCCATATCCATGATTTAAGCCTTCTGTCCGTATACTGTGTGGGGTGGGATCTGCAGGACCTGCTCCTTGAAGGATTCAAAGGCGTGGCCGGCAAGGTGGAATCCTCCCCGCCCAAACATTTCAGAAGCGCCCTGGGCCAGGTCGTCAACTTTTTCTATACCTTGCAGGGAGAAGCGGCAGGGGCCCAGGCCATGTCCAATTTCGATACCTTGCTGGCCCCCTTTGTCCGGTATGACGACCTTGAATACAAAGAGGTCAAACAGGCGTTGCAGGAATTTGTTTTCAATATCAATATTCCCACCCGGGTAGGCTTTCAGACGCCTTTCACCAATATCACCATGGATCTGAAAGTGCCTGCCATGCTCAAGGACACCCCTGTCATTATTGGCGGAAAATACCAGAAAGAGACCTATGCCGCATTCCAGGATGAGATGGACATGATCAATTCCGCCTTTGCAGAAGTGATGATGGACGGCGATGCCAAGGGCCGGGTATTCACATTTCCGATTCCCACCTACAACATTACTGCAGATTTTAACTGGGCCAATCCCAAATTGAAAAACATCTGGAAAATGACGGGCAAATACGGAATCCCCTATTTTTCCAACTTTGTCAATTCCGACATGGACCCCGAAGATGCGCGCTCCATGTGCTGCCGGCTCCGGCTGGACAACCGGGAGCTGCGCAAGCGTGGCGGTGGACTTTTCGGTGCAAATCCGCTGACCGGTTCCATCGGGGTTGTCACCTTGAATCTGCCGAGGATCGGGCTCCTTGCCCAGGATGAAGCTGATTTTTTCAGCCGCATGGATAAACTGATTGACATCAGCGCAAAATCATTGGGCATCAAACGCAAAATTCTTGAAAAGTTCACCGAAGGCGATCTGTACCCCTATTCAAAATTCTATTTGAGAAAAATTAAGGAAAATACAGGCGTTTACTGGCGCAATCACTTTTCCACCATCGGCGTTCTCGGCATGAACGAAGCCTGCCTGAATTTCCTGGGCACGGACTACGGCATTGCCACACCCCGGGGACAGGCCTTTGCCATCAAGGCCATGGATCATATCCGAAGCAAAATCGAAAGCCTGCAGGAAAGTACCGGTGAAATATTCAACCTGGAAGCAACCCCTGCCGAAGGCACCACCTACCGGTTTGCCAAACTGGATAAAAAGAAATTCAAACACATTATATGTGCCAATGAAGAGGAGTTCAAAAACGGCTCAGACCCCTTCTACACCAACTCCACTCACCTGCCGGTAAACTATACGGACGACTTGTTTGAGGCACTGGAACTTCAGGACGAACTGCAGACCAAATACACCGGCGGTACGGTTCAGCACCTGTTCCTGGGTGAGGAGGTCTCAGACATTGAGGCGGTCAAACACATGGTATCCAAAGTGTCCAACACCTTCCGTCTACCCTACTTCACCCTGACACCTACCTTCAGTGTCTGCCCCTCCCACGGCTATATCTCAGGGGAACATGCCAAATGCGAAATCTGCAATGCCGATACGGAAATATACTCCAGGGTGGTGGGTTATCTGCGACCGGTAAGCCAGTGGAACAACGGCAAGCAGACGGAATTTAACATGCGCAAGACCTATACCGCCCAGAAGACGGCGGCAAAGATGGCATCATAA
- a CDS encoding SH3 domain-containing protein, with translation MIQKTLSAGGKVMPFQYITRVAAGLLVLLFFSSCTVEKPVAVVDDPRSRQLEKENIEKENTVVDDSRIRQIEKENAELTCKLAEQKRLSKKLQQRLLTRHKETDTCRQANEKLIKELSQSKAELATRGSKLEAATLIAEATAVISTVEQKPLNKSQKIVRERALENLKESKQELANGNYENAAYLSREAMAQAKSIDIGEDSSTADMPEKEIFFLTPLQMKLFTAGNLRKGPSIKAGVKKVLQEGRSVTVVGHKQDWVKVKLAETDETGWIHLSLLY, from the coding sequence ATGATTCAAAAGACACTCAGCGCTGGTGGTAAGGTCATGCCGTTCCAATACATTACAAGAGTGGCCGCCGGCCTGTTGGTGCTGCTTTTTTTTTCATCCTGTACAGTGGAAAAGCCCGTAGCGGTGGTCGATGATCCGCGGAGTCGTCAATTAGAGAAAGAAAATATAGAGAAAGAAAATACGGTTGTCGATGATTCGCGGATTCGTCAAATAGAGAAAGAAAATGCGGAGCTGACCTGCAAGTTGGCTGAGCAGAAACGGCTTTCAAAAAAATTACAGCAAAGATTGCTCACAAGGCATAAAGAAACCGATACCTGCCGGCAGGCGAACGAAAAATTGATCAAAGAACTCTCGCAAAGCAAGGCTGAGCTGGCGACCCGGGGCAGCAAACTGGAAGCGGCCACCCTTATTGCCGAGGCGACGGCCGTCATCAGCACTGTGGAACAAAAACCCTTGAATAAGTCCCAGAAAATTGTTCGGGAAAGAGCATTAGAAAACCTTAAAGAGAGTAAACAGGAACTGGCAAATGGAAACTATGAAAATGCGGCCTACTTGTCCAGAGAAGCGATGGCGCAGGCAAAAAGCATTGATATAGGTGAAGACAGCAGCACCGCTGATATGCCGGAAAAGGAAATATTTTTTCTAACGCCCTTGCAGATGAAATTGTTTACAGCCGGGAATCTCCGGAAAGGCCCGTCTATTAAGGCGGGTGTCAAAAAAGTACTTCAAGAAGGACGCAGTGTTACTGTTGTCGGCCATAAACAGGATTGGGTGAAAGTCAAATTGGCAGAGACTGACGAGACCGGCTGGATCCATCTCTCCCTTCTTTATTAA
- a CDS encoding EFR1 family ferrodoxin (N-terminal region resembles flavodoxins. C-terminal ferrodoxin region binds two 4Fe-4S clusters.), with translation MKKITLIYFSPTKTTETVLRAITQGLARSLEISGSEITAVNFTRPESRSTVLAPFDHNDIVLLGAPVYAGRVPADAANFFKNLTASNTPAILTVVYGNREYDDALLELKDIASVCGFIPVSGAAFIGEHSFASTDIPIAMNRPDENDLKQAEDFGNNTGKLLKKTKDLKKIAALKVPGTFPYKEGMGKGAPDFIEVTDACTNCGTCATVCPSKAIDPENGFATIAADCILCCACIKACPEQARLMKDGPIKDKARWLNETCSTPKPAQVFFAAEP, from the coding sequence ATGAAAAAAATCACCCTTATATATTTCAGCCCCACCAAAACAACCGAAACGGTTCTTAGGGCCATAACCCAGGGTCTTGCCCGGAGTCTGGAAATCAGTGGGTCCGAAATAACCGCCGTCAATTTCACCCGTCCGGAGAGTCGAAGCACCGTGCTTGCGCCCTTTGATCACAATGATATCGTGCTCCTTGGAGCGCCGGTGTATGCCGGCCGCGTACCCGCGGATGCCGCGAATTTTTTTAAAAACCTGACGGCTTCCAACACCCCGGCCATACTCACCGTGGTATACGGTAACAGGGAATATGATGACGCTTTGCTGGAACTTAAGGATATCGCGTCGGTATGCGGATTTATCCCGGTTTCCGGGGCGGCCTTTATCGGCGAACACTCTTTTGCAAGCACAGATATTCCCATTGCCATGAACCGGCCGGATGAAAACGACCTGAAACAGGCCGAAGACTTTGGCAACAATACCGGAAAGCTGCTAAAAAAGACCAAGGATTTAAAGAAAATTGCAGCCTTAAAGGTACCGGGAACTTTTCCGTACAAAGAGGGCATGGGCAAGGGTGCCCCGGACTTCATTGAGGTGACGGATGCATGCACAAACTGCGGGACCTGTGCCACGGTTTGTCCGTCAAAAGCCATTGATCCGGAAAACGGGTTTGCCACCATTGCGGCAGACTGTATTCTATGCTGCGCCTGCATCAAGGCATGTCCGGAACAGGCACGGTTGATGAAGGACGGCCCCATCAAAGATAAGGCCAGGTGGCTGAACGAAACCTGTTCAACCCCCAAACCGGCCCAGGTCTTTTTTGCCGCAGAACCCTGA
- a CDS encoding anaerobic ribonucleoside-triphosphate reductase activating protein, translated as MDIGGFQKNSLIDFPGTIACVLFTRGCNFTCPYCHNPELAARTAGPCGSGSSGLNQLNLNRSESTDQKKIFEFLDKRKGMIEGIVITGGEPTLQADLTDFIQTVRQMGYKVKLDTNGTAPRIIDALFDLGLLDYLAMDIKTDIDHYPMVMKNPGHLDRVMESISLIMAKAPAYEFRTTCAKPFVTPDIMKNIGRMIRGAASYVLQPCSRNVNLLDPNFAAVDDHFLNADDMAALKSAVLPFVENTRIR; from the coding sequence ATGGATATTGGCGGATTTCAAAAAAACTCCCTGATTGATTTTCCGGGAACCATAGCCTGTGTACTGTTTACCCGGGGGTGTAACTTCACCTGCCCCTATTGTCATAATCCGGAGCTTGCTGCCCGAACTGCCGGTCCCTGCGGGAGCGGCAGTTCGGGTTTGAATCAATTAAACTTGAACCGATCCGAGAGTACGGATCAAAAAAAAATTTTTGAATTTCTCGATAAACGCAAAGGCATGATTGAAGGGATTGTTATTACCGGCGGAGAACCCACCCTTCAAGCGGACCTGACGGATTTTATCCAAACGGTCAGACAGATGGGATATAAAGTCAAGCTGGATACCAACGGCACGGCCCCCAGGATCATAGACGCGCTTTTTGACCTGGGGCTTTTGGATTATCTGGCCATGGATATTAAAACAGATATAGACCACTATCCCATGGTAATGAAAAACCCCGGACACCTGGATCGGGTCATGGAAAGTATTTCACTGATCATGGCAAAAGCGCCGGCCTATGAATTCAGGACCACTTGCGCAAAGCCGTTTGTCACGCCTGATATCATGAAAAATATCGGCAGGATGATCCGGGGGGCAGCATCCTATGTACTCCAGCCCTGCTCCCGCAACGTGAATTTGCTGGATCCGAATTTTGCCGCCGTGGATGATCATTTTCTAAACGCCGATGATATGGCGGCATTGAAGAGCGCCGTTTTACCTTTTGTGGAAAATACCAGGATACGATAG
- a CDS encoding NUDIX hydrolase produces MNTSSYIEKIHSAISSAAHPPPPDPALFKPTTVMALFLFSREPALLFIRKADREGYVWRNQMAFPGGHVDKTDASARQAAFRELYEETGIVSDNVQYIGSLGHFQTVKNRDIQAFTGVWNRKDDLVFDTEEISMVLEIPFETLWQTHREKGYAGHNPGVMELTYPYKDVVIWGVTAKIVHHLLEVVGDISG; encoded by the coding sequence ATGAACACCTCCTCATATATTGAAAAAATTCATTCCGCCATTTCCTCGGCCGCCCACCCGCCGCCCCCGGATCCTGCGCTGTTTAAGCCCACAACCGTAATGGCGCTCTTTCTTTTCAGCCGGGAACCTGCCCTGCTGTTTATCCGGAAAGCGGACCGGGAGGGATATGTCTGGCGCAACCAGATGGCTTTTCCCGGCGGACACGTGGACAAAACAGACGCTTCGGCCAGGCAGGCGGCCTTTCGTGAACTTTACGAAGAAACAGGCATTGTTTCTGATAATGTGCAGTATATCGGATCGCTGGGCCATTTTCAGACCGTGAAAAACCGGGACATCCAGGCATTTACAGGTGTCTGGAACCGGAAAGATGACCTCGTTTTTGATACCGAAGAAATTTCAATGGTGCTTGAAATTCCGTTTGAAACGCTCTGGCAGACCCACCGTGAAAAAGGCTATGCCGGTCACAACCCCGGTGTTATGGAGCTGACCTATCCATATAAGGATGTGGTAATATGGGGGGTTACGGCCAAAATTGTTCATCATCTTTTAGAGGTGGTCGGAGACATATCAGGATAA
- the rimO gene encoding 30S ribosomal protein S12 methylthiotransferase RimO: MKIYLESLGCSRNQVDSEIMLGRLVAAGHQMITDPAQADAIIVNTCGFISTASQEAVDVILEMAEFKTTGSCRRLVVTGCLVQRYKDDPDLLDSLPEVDAFLGTAACDHIVKAVENTDKMPFTLFPEPDARQVDTPVQARELLNEKIAYIKVSEGCSRHCTYCIIPTLRGRQRSRPIELICREASALLDKGVKEIILTAENTTDYGLDLAGPAFHTVLEKTSKKMAQKDPSAWLRFLYTHPHTLDERVIEAVQRHANICSYYDVPIQHAHDEVLKRMGRPYTGQDLIRLFSDIRRLDPDAALRTTIIVGFPGETDQQFKDLLAFIQEVEFDFLGVFTYSDSQDLPAHKLSGHIPEDVAELRHDTIMAAQAKISEKRNARHVGRVYPVLVEENPEDGVYIGRTPFQAPEVDGVTFIYSDGLDTGSLVQVKITDAFEYDIAGEMV; this comes from the coding sequence ATGAAAATTTATCTTGAAAGCCTGGGTTGTTCCAGAAACCAGGTGGACAGTGAGATTATGCTTGGCCGGTTGGTCGCCGCCGGCCATCAGATGATAACCGATCCGGCCCAGGCTGACGCCATTATTGTTAATACCTGCGGGTTTATTTCAACCGCTTCCCAGGAGGCGGTTGATGTTATTTTGGAGATGGCGGAATTTAAAACCACCGGTTCGTGCCGGCGGCTGGTCGTCACCGGCTGTCTTGTTCAGCGATATAAGGATGACCCGGATCTTTTGGACAGTCTGCCGGAGGTGGATGCTTTTTTAGGCACCGCAGCCTGTGACCATATCGTAAAAGCCGTGGAAAATACCGACAAGATGCCGTTTACCCTGTTTCCGGAGCCCGACGCCCGGCAGGTAGACACCCCTGTGCAGGCCCGGGAGCTTCTTAATGAAAAAATCGCTTACATCAAAGTGTCCGAAGGATGCAGCCGCCACTGTACCTATTGCATTATTCCCACGCTGCGGGGACGCCAGCGTTCCCGGCCTATAGAGCTGATCTGCAGGGAGGCTTCTGCCCTTCTGGATAAGGGGGTTAAGGAGATCATTCTCACAGCGGAAAACACTACCGATTACGGCCTGGATCTGGCTGGCCCGGCCTTTCATACGGTTCTTGAAAAAACTTCAAAAAAGATGGCTCAAAAAGATCCGTCCGCCTGGCTTCGATTCCTATATACCCATCCGCATACCCTTGATGAACGGGTCATTGAAGCAGTGCAACGCCATGCCAACATCTGTTCATACTATGATGTGCCCATCCAGCATGCCCATGATGAGGTCCTAAAACGCATGGGCCGACCCTATACCGGGCAGGATCTTATCCGGCTTTTTTCCGATATCCGTCGCCTCGATCCGGACGCCGCGTTAAGGACCACCATAATTGTCGGATTTCCCGGAGAAACAGATCAGCAGTTCAAGGACCTTTTGGCGTTTATACAGGAGGTCGAATTTGATTTTCTGGGTGTTTTCACCTATTCAGACTCCCAAGATCTGCCCGCCCACAAGTTAAGCGGTCATATCCCTGAAGATGTGGCGGAATTGCGGCACGACACCATTATGGCAGCCCAGGCCAAGATTTCCGAAAAACGCAATGCCCGGCATGTGGGCCGTGTGTATCCGGTTCTTGTGGAAGAAAATCCAGAAGACGGGGTATACATCGGCAGAACCCCGTTCCAGGCCCCGGAAGTGGACGGGGTGACATTTATTTATTCAGATGGACTGGACACAGGTAGTCTGGTTCAGGTAAAAATAACCGATGCATTTGAATATGATATTGCCGGGGAGATGGTGTGA